A stretch of DNA from Phragmitibacter flavus:
GACATGGGTTATTCCGACATCGGCAGTTATGGCGGTGAAATTGACACCCCCAACCTCGACTCATTGGCAAAGGGCGGCCTGCGTTTGACTCAGTTTTACAACACCGCCCGCTGTTGCCCAAGTCGCGCTTCCCTCCTGACCGGGCTCTATCCCCATCAGGCGGGCATCGGTCACATGATGAATGATCGTGGTAAAGATGGCTACCGTGGCGAACTCCGCCAGGACACCCCAACCATCGCTGAAGCACTGAAGCCCGCAGGCTATCGCAGCTACATGATCGGCAAATGGCATGTCACCCAACAAACCGCCGCTCCAAAAGCCGGCACCACCCCATCCAACTGGCCTCTGCAACGCGGCTTCGATCGTTTCTACGGCACGATTCACGGCGCCGGCAGCTTTTTTGATCCCAATACCCTGACCCGCGACAACCGCTACATCTCTCCCTTCACCGATCCTGAATACTCAGGAAAAGATTACTACTACACCGATGCCCTCAGTGATCAGGCCGCACGGTTCATCAGCGAACATGCCAAAACCAGCAGTGACAGTCCCTTCTTCATGTATCTCGCCTACACCGCCGCCCACTGGCCCCTGCATGCAAAAGAAAAAGACATCAGCAAGTATCGAGGCCGATTTGATGCCGGATACGCCGCCCTGCGACAGGCGCGCATCGAGAAAATGAAAAAACTCGGTCTCTTGAAAAACGACGCCACCATCGCCCCACAAAACGGTGGCTCCTGGAGTGATGTCCCCAACCTTGAGTTCGAGCTTCGCTGTATGGAGGTCTATGCCGCCATGATCGACTCCATGGACCAGGGCATCGGTCGCATCATTGATCAGCTCAAACAATCCGGGCAATTTGAAAACACCCTGATCTTTTTCCTGCAGGACAACGGCGGCTGCGCCGAGCCCATCGGCCGTCGTCGCGATAAAGATCCATCATCGCCACAGGCGCGTCCGGGAAAACCCTCCTTACCACCACTGGCTGAAGAATATCTGCAACCCGACATGATCCCAAAACAAACCCGTAACGGCTTCCCCATGCGACAGGGCTACGGTGTGCTTCCCGGAGCCGCCGACACCTACCTTGGTTACGGTGAGGCCTGGGCCAATGTCAGCAACACTCCGTTTCGTGAATACAAACACTGGGTGCATGAAGGTGGCATCAGCACCCCCCTCATCGCTCATTGGCCACGAGGAACCAAACCAGGGTTGGCCAATCAACTGGAGCCCACTCCCGGCCACCTCATTGACCTCATGGCCACCTGCCTGGATGTCGCCGGAATCGAAATCAAAAAAGATCAATTCACCCGTAAACCCGAAGGCATCAGCCTAAAACCCCTGCTGCAAGGCGAAAGCATCGAACGTGGCAAGCCCATCTTCTGGGAGCATGAAGGCAACCGTGCCGTCCGTGAAGGCCCCTGGAAACTCGTCGCGAAAGATCCCGCTGGAGCCTGGGAGCTGTATAACATTGAACAGGATCGAGCCGAACAACAGAACCTCGCCAACAGCGAACCTGAACGCGTCAACACCATGATCAAGCAATGGGAAACCTGGGCCCATAACACCCATGTCCTCCCCTGGATCTGGAAGCCCGCCTACGGCGAACCCGCTACCACCAAAGCAACCCCCAAGGGCAAGGCTAAAAAAGACAAAAGGGCCAAAACTGAACCTTAAGTGAGTCGAGGGGCAGGCCGCGTATGGCAACAACGTTTCAATTCGCGGACTGACCCCCGGCAATGGGTTCGTCTTCTTTAAGGATTAGACTCTAGTGCTACTTCGGTTGTTCTTCCTGAGCCGTTGTCAGTCAAGTAGGCCAACGAGGCTTCCCGAAACACTCGCCACTAACGGGTGAGATAAAAATCGCTTTAATAAGCCTTTGGCCTCTTCCTTTTCTTCCCACGTCGCCTCCGCATTCTGGATCTGCGAGATCAAGTCCTGAATAGTGATTGTGTTAGCTTGAGTGTTGCTTCCCGAGATCGCCGTATTGGAAGAGTTTGAAATGGTGATATTCTGTGAATTGTCCATACTGATACTAATCGGTGATGTTACGGTTCCTTCGATAACATCTACGCCGTTTGCGTTGATCTTGCCGTGACCAAACGATACGCCTCCTAGTTGATGGATCGGCTTCCAATCTATCAAACCGTGCTGCCCTAGCTGGTCACAGATCAAAACAACATTCTGATCTGTTACCCCGGACGGCGAACCGATATCTGCTGCTGACGGGAGTTCCCATCTCTGTTGCCGCCTGCGGTCGTAGAACCAATCAAGCACTAGCCCACGTATTTCATTGTCTTTCATTGTGTTATTTCTTGGTAGAACTAAATGGAAAACGAAACAGCCTAGTTTGTCAACACAACCATCATCGATACTTTTCCTCCACCCATCATCATGTTTCCATAGATCGTTTTTTTGATAGTTTAGGTAAATTGTGGTAACTTTTATCCCCTTTGTCCTGTTTGGGGATAGGCTAATTCGCTCTCAATATACCCACATAACACGCTGATCTTTAGTTGTTTATATAAAGTGTGCCAAGCAGGGATCGAACCTGCGACCAGCCGATTAGAAATCCACTGATTGATTGGCTGTTAGCCAGCGCTGACGCCGGTGAGGGCGGCGCTTTGTTCGATTTGGGGGACGATTTTGTCGGTTTTTTCTTTGGCTTGGGCGGCGAGTTCGTCGATCTCGGCGGGTTTGATGGTGCCTTCGGTTTCGCGTTTGCCGATCAGATCGATGAAGGCGAGGATTTCGTCGAAACCGGTGTCGATGGATTTCGCCAAGGCGCTGTCTTTGGTGGTGACGCTGGGTTTGACGGCTTTGAACATGACGGCGCAGCTTTGCATGATGCCGCGCATGTCGGAGATGCGGCTGACGGCTTGGAAACGACCGGATTTTTGGTCGGAATAACGGGATTCTTTCCAGTCTTCGAAGTAGTCGGAGAGGGTGGGGGTCATGAGCACCATGGCGCCGAAGAGGTCGGTGACGGTGGCGTTCCAGGCGTGGCTGTCGGATTGCAGGGTGGCGATTTTGGCATCGGCATCTTTGGAGGCGGCGATGAGGACTTCGGGTTTGGGCAGGGTTTTGGTGTCGGAGATTCTGGTGATCCAGCGGTCGTCACCACCCCAGAGAGCGGGCTCCAATATGTAGGTGAAGAGGGCACCTTGTTTGTCGATTTTTTCGCCGTTGCCGAGGTCGAGGACGACTTCAGCGACGTCATCGGGGCCTTCGGCGGCGGGGACACCGGCGTCGAGGTAGATGTCGTAGTGGGCGAGGGAGTCGACACCGGCGACGATGCCTTCGACGGTTTCATAACCGAAGGAGTCGATCTTTTTGTAGTTGTCCTGCATGCGGAGGACCAAGGCGTCGAGTTTGGCGG
This window harbors:
- a CDS encoding arylsulfatase; translation: MKSLIAWILSFATFAYAAPQKPNILIILSDDMGYSDIGSYGGEIDTPNLDSLAKGGLRLTQFYNTARCCPSRASLLTGLYPHQAGIGHMMNDRGKDGYRGELRQDTPTIAEALKPAGYRSYMIGKWHVTQQTAAPKAGTTPSNWPLQRGFDRFYGTIHGAGSFFDPNTLTRDNRYISPFTDPEYSGKDYYYTDALSDQAARFISEHAKTSSDSPFFMYLAYTAAHWPLHAKEKDISKYRGRFDAGYAALRQARIEKMKKLGLLKNDATIAPQNGGSWSDVPNLEFELRCMEVYAAMIDSMDQGIGRIIDQLKQSGQFENTLIFFLQDNGGCAEPIGRRRDKDPSSPQARPGKPSLPPLAEEYLQPDMIPKQTRNGFPMRQGYGVLPGAADTYLGYGEAWANVSNTPFREYKHWVHEGGISTPLIAHWPRGTKPGLANQLEPTPGHLIDLMATCLDVAGIEIKKDQFTRKPEGISLKPLLQGESIERGKPIFWEHEGNRAVREGPWKLVAKDPAGAWELYNIEQDRAEQQNLANSEPERVNTMIKQWETWAHNTHVLPWIWKPAYGEPATTKATPKGKAKKDKRAKTEP
- a CDS encoding imelysin family protein → MSPSSRTLLTAAALASLSLTIPIRAAAETSTNAAATVQSVKDYLTKTVDSMKAASADLVVASNEYAAIIQRHGSIEAANTADAAKLDALVLRMQDNYKKIDSFGYETVEGIVAGVDSLAHYDIYLDAGVPAAEGPDDVAEVVLDLGNGEKIDKQGALFTYILEPALWGGDDRWITRISDTKTLPKPEVLIAASKDADAKIATLQSDSHAWNATVTDLFGAMVLMTPTLSDYFEDWKESRYSDQKSGRFQAVSRISDMRGIMQSCAVMFKAVKPSVTTKDSALAKSIDTGFDEILAFIDLIGKRETEGTIKPAEIDELAAQAKEKTDKIVPQIEQSAALTGVSAG